Proteins encoded by one window of Gammaproteobacteria bacterium:
- a CDS encoding cytochrome c, producing the protein MRSATLTYLITLLFGGGVLITFMVNASDEEPAKSGQASLDYVVECPEGATSATKCKVDARTFTGYRMFNRLCNHCHGPDGVGSSFAPDMITTFNHNVDYARFKDVVTNGYRGQAGVMPGFEKNQAVMDRLDQIYMYLKARADGALGQGRPQKL; encoded by the coding sequence ATGAGAAGCGCAACTTTGACCTACCTTATAACGTTGCTGTTCGGGGGCGGCGTTCTGATAACGTTTATGGTGAACGCCTCTGACGAGGAGCCAGCGAAGAGCGGTCAAGCGTCATTGGACTATGTGGTGGAGTGCCCTGAGGGAGCTACCAGCGCGACAAAATGCAAGGTGGATGCGCGAACCTTCACCGGGTACCGGATGTTCAACCGACTCTGCAATCACTGCCATGGGCCAGATGGCGTCGGCAGCAGTTTCGCGCCTGACATGATTACGACATTTAACCACAATGTAGATTACGCGCGTTTCAAGGATGTCGTCACCAATGGTTATAGGGGTCAGGCGGGGGTGATGCCCGGGTTTGAGAAGAACCAAGCTGTTATGGATCGGCTGGATCAGATCTATATGTATCTAAAAGCCCGAGCTGATGGAGCTCTCGGACAGGGGAGACCTCAAAAATTGTAA